A stretch of Henckelia pumila isolate YLH828 chromosome 4, ASM3356847v2, whole genome shotgun sequence DNA encodes these proteins:
- the LOC140861791 gene encoding uncharacterized protein: MSTDLELPLVIKINHPQISDRNSSSENGETTTAQSGVVAEEEYRTPRSPRHTIPATLSCPPPPKKPRRVVEDSCRRKLRDFRFFETVAGEEIESFFRTVEVGYTIVHGGSTKRKLCFM; the protein is encoded by the coding sequence ATGTCTACAGATCTTGAATTGCCGCTCGTCATCAAAATCAACCACCCGCAGATTTCCGATCGCAATTCTTCTTCTGAAAATGGCGAAACCACCACAGCTCAAAGCGGCGTCGTGGCTGAAGAAGAATACCGCACGCCGAGATCTCCTCGCCACACGATCCCGGCGACGCTCAGCTGTCCGCCGCCGCCGAAGAAGCCGCGGCGGGTGGTGGAGGATTCATGCAGGAGGAAACTGCGTGACTTCCGGTTCTTCGAGACCGTCGCCGGAGAAGAGATCGAATCGTTTTTCCGAACAGTCGAAGTCGGTTATACGATCGTCCACGGCGGATCCACCAAGAGGAAACTGTGTTTCATGTGA
- the LOC140860207 gene encoding monodehydroascorbate reductase 4, peroxisomal isoform X2 produces the protein MGRAYVYVIVGGGVSAGYAANEFVKRGITHGELCIISDEPVAPYERPALSKGYLLPEGIELILGTRVKSADVRRKTLLTATGETISYKYLIVATGARALKIEEFGVSGSDAANVCYLRDLADADRLVNVMQSRGGGNAVVVGGGYIGMECAASLVINSFKVTMVFPEEHCMARLFTPKIASYYEDFYQSKGVKFVKGNVLKSFDFDISGKVTAVNLKDGSKLPADIVVIGIGIRPNTSLFEGQLTMDKGGIKVNGKLQSSNSSVYAMGDVASFPVKIFGETRRLEHVDSARKAAKHAVSAIMEPEKTGEFDYLPFFYSRVFTLSWQFYGDNAGEVVYFGDFSGNAFGAYWINKGLLVGSFLEGGTKEQYEAIAEATRIKPIVEDLGELERQGLGFAMTVGQKLPPLPNDDDGSSGDGICDVMMEKRLFTWHATAGVIVAASIAVFAYWYGRKRRRW, from the exons ATGGGGAGGGCGTATGTGTACGTTATCGTGGGAGGAGGGGTATCAGCTGGCTACGCTGCCAATGAATTTGTCAAGAGAGGCATCACTCACGGTGAACTCTGCATCATCTCTGACGAGCCG GTTGCACCGTATGAAAGGCCTGCATTGAGCAAAGGATATTTACTTCCAGAAG gtattgaattgattcttggAACTCGAGTCAAGTCTGCTGATGTGAGGCGTAAGACATTGCTAACTGCAACTGGAGAAACCATAAGTTACAAATATCTAATTGTTGCGACAGGTGCTCGG GCTTTGAAGATCGAGGAGTTTGGTGTTAGTGGATCTGATGCTGCTAATGTGTGTTATTTACGAGATTTGGCTGATGCTGATAGACTCGTTAATGTCATGCAATCTCGTGGCGGTGGAAATGCTGTTGTTGTTGGCGGCGGCTACATAGGAATGGAATGTGCTGCATCTCTAGTGATAAACAGTTTTAAAGTGACCATGGTTTTCCCCGAAGAACATTGTA TGGCACGATTGTTTACCCCAAAAATCGCCAGTTACTACGAAGACTTCTACCAGTCAAAAGGAGTGAAATTTGTGAAAGGAAATGTGTTGAAATCATTTGATTTTGACATCAGTGGGAAG GTCACTGCTGTTAATCTTAAAGATGGGAGCAAACTTCCAGCAGATATTGTTGTGATTGGGATTGGAATTCGTCCAAACACAAGTCTTTTTGAAGGTCAGCTAACAATGGACAAGGGTGGAATCAAAGTGAATGGGAAATTGCAATCGAGCAATAGCTCGGTCTATGCTATGGGAGACGTTGCCTCTTTTCCGGTCAAAATTTTTGGAGAAACACGCAGGCTCGAGCACGTAGACTCTGCAAGAAAGGCTGCTAAGCATGCAGTGAGTGCAATCATGGAACCTGAAAAGACTGGAGAATTTGACTACCTACCATTCTTTTATTCCCGAGTCTTCACATTGTCTTGGCAGTTTTATGGAGACAATGCAGGGGAAGTGGTATATTTTGGCGATTTTTCAGGAAATGCTTTTGGTGCGTACTGGATAAACAAGGGGCTTCTTGTTGGATCATTTCTTGAGGGTGGAACTAAAGAACAGTACGAGGCAATAGCTGAAGCCACTAGAATAAAACCTATTGTTGAAGACTTGGGGGAGCTTGAGAGACAGGGTTTGGGATTTGCTATGACCGTTGGGCAAAAACTTCCACCTTTGCCAAATGATGATGACGGCAGCAGTGGCGATGGAATCTGTGATGTGATGATGGAGAAACGGTTATTCACTTGGCATGCGACTGCCGGAGTTATTGTAGCAGCATCAATAGCAGTGTTTGCATATTGGTATGGTAGAAAGCGCAGAAGGTGGTGA
- the LOC140864977 gene encoding histone H2B yields MAAKSEKKPSEKKPAAEKFPAAEKAPAEKKPRGGKKLPKEGGAAGDKKKKRTKKSVETYKIYIFKVLKQVHPDIGISSKAMGIMNSFINDIFEKLAQEASRLARYNKKPTITSREIQTAVRLVLPGELAKHAVSEGTKAVTKFTSS; encoded by the coding sequence ATGGCAGCGAAGTCAGAGAAGAAGCCGTCCGAGAAGAAACCCGCCGCCGAGAAATTCCCAGCGGCGGAAAAGGCCCCGGCGGAGAAGAAGCCACGTGGGGGGAAGAAGCTTCCCAAGGAGGGCGGTGCTGCAGGCGATAAGAAGAAGAAGCGGACGAAGAAGAGCGTGGAAACCTACAAGATTTACATCTTCAAAGTTCTGAAGCAAGTGCACCCTGATATCGGCATCTCCAGCAAGGCCATGGGGATCATGAACAGCTTCATCAACGATATTTTCGAGAAATTGGCGCAGGAGGCGTCTCGCCTGGCCAGGTACAACAAGAAGCCGACGATTACGTCTCGGGAAATCCAGACCGCGGTCAGGTTGGTTCTGCCCGGTGAGCTAGCTAAGCACGCAGTTTCTGAGGGGACCAAGGCCGTTACCAAATTCACCAGCTCTTGA
- the LOC140860207 gene encoding monodehydroascorbate reductase 4, peroxisomal isoform X1, whose protein sequence is MGRAYVYVIVGGGVSAGYAANEFVKRGITHGELCIISDEPVAPYERPALSKGYLLPEAPSRLPSFHCCVGTNDEKLVPKWYKEHGIELILGTRVKSADVRRKTLLTATGETISYKYLIVATGARALKIEEFGVSGSDAANVCYLRDLADADRLVNVMQSRGGGNAVVVGGGYIGMECAASLVINSFKVTMVFPEEHCMARLFTPKIASYYEDFYQSKGVKFVKGNVLKSFDFDISGKVTAVNLKDGSKLPADIVVIGIGIRPNTSLFEGQLTMDKGGIKVNGKLQSSNSSVYAMGDVASFPVKIFGETRRLEHVDSARKAAKHAVSAIMEPEKTGEFDYLPFFYSRVFTLSWQFYGDNAGEVVYFGDFSGNAFGAYWINKGLLVGSFLEGGTKEQYEAIAEATRIKPIVEDLGELERQGLGFAMTVGQKLPPLPNDDDGSSGDGICDVMMEKRLFTWHATAGVIVAASIAVFAYWYGRKRRRW, encoded by the exons ATGGGGAGGGCGTATGTGTACGTTATCGTGGGAGGAGGGGTATCAGCTGGCTACGCTGCCAATGAATTTGTCAAGAGAGGCATCACTCACGGTGAACTCTGCATCATCTCTGACGAGCCG GTTGCACCGTATGAAAGGCCTGCATTGAGCAAAGGATATTTACTTCCAGAAG CTCCTTCACGTCTCCCCTCATTTCACTGTTGTGTGGGTACCAATGATGAAAAATTGGTTCCGAAATGGTACAAGGAACACG gtattgaattgattcttggAACTCGAGTCAAGTCTGCTGATGTGAGGCGTAAGACATTGCTAACTGCAACTGGAGAAACCATAAGTTACAAATATCTAATTGTTGCGACAGGTGCTCGG GCTTTGAAGATCGAGGAGTTTGGTGTTAGTGGATCTGATGCTGCTAATGTGTGTTATTTACGAGATTTGGCTGATGCTGATAGACTCGTTAATGTCATGCAATCTCGTGGCGGTGGAAATGCTGTTGTTGTTGGCGGCGGCTACATAGGAATGGAATGTGCTGCATCTCTAGTGATAAACAGTTTTAAAGTGACCATGGTTTTCCCCGAAGAACATTGTA TGGCACGATTGTTTACCCCAAAAATCGCCAGTTACTACGAAGACTTCTACCAGTCAAAAGGAGTGAAATTTGTGAAAGGAAATGTGTTGAAATCATTTGATTTTGACATCAGTGGGAAG GTCACTGCTGTTAATCTTAAAGATGGGAGCAAACTTCCAGCAGATATTGTTGTGATTGGGATTGGAATTCGTCCAAACACAAGTCTTTTTGAAGGTCAGCTAACAATGGACAAGGGTGGAATCAAAGTGAATGGGAAATTGCAATCGAGCAATAGCTCGGTCTATGCTATGGGAGACGTTGCCTCTTTTCCGGTCAAAATTTTTGGAGAAACACGCAGGCTCGAGCACGTAGACTCTGCAAGAAAGGCTGCTAAGCATGCAGTGAGTGCAATCATGGAACCTGAAAAGACTGGAGAATTTGACTACCTACCATTCTTTTATTCCCGAGTCTTCACATTGTCTTGGCAGTTTTATGGAGACAATGCAGGGGAAGTGGTATATTTTGGCGATTTTTCAGGAAATGCTTTTGGTGCGTACTGGATAAACAAGGGGCTTCTTGTTGGATCATTTCTTGAGGGTGGAACTAAAGAACAGTACGAGGCAATAGCTGAAGCCACTAGAATAAAACCTATTGTTGAAGACTTGGGGGAGCTTGAGAGACAGGGTTTGGGATTTGCTATGACCGTTGGGCAAAAACTTCCACCTTTGCCAAATGATGATGACGGCAGCAGTGGCGATGGAATCTGTGATGTGATGATGGAGAAACGGTTATTCACTTGGCATGCGACTGCCGGAGTTATTGTAGCAGCATCAATAGCAGTGTTTGCATATTGGTATGGTAGAAAGCGCAGAAGGTGGTGA